Proteins found in one Puniceicoccaceae bacterium genomic segment:
- the rpsP gene encoding 30S ribosomal protein S16 gives MALKIRLQRKGSRHAPVYRMVVAESTATRDGRFVEILGTYAPQARGQDKERNLKLDRVDYWLSVGARPTDTANDLIRKARRSAAAEVAAES, from the coding sequence ATGGCTTTAAAAATCAGACTTCAAAGAAAAGGTTCACGGCATGCCCCGGTTTACCGCATGGTAGTGGCCGAATCCACCGCGACTCGTGATGGTCGTTTTGTCGAGATTCTCGGAACCTATGCACCGCAGGCACGGGGGCAGGATAAGGAACGCAATCTCAAGCTGGATCGCGTGGACTACTGGCTGAGCGTGGGCGCTCGTCCGACTGACACTGCGAACGATCTGATCCGCAAAGCCCGCCGATCTGCAGCTGCTGAAGTTGCCGCTGAGTCCTGA
- a CDS encoding ABC transporter substrate-binding protein: protein MKNLPILLAITIVIALPFLLRKQNQTVVRSDDTLIVITPHDEGIRHEFEVAFAAHYLETTGRTIDIDWRVIGGTSEIIRYIQSTYTNNFRNYWENELGKPWNAEVQNSFMNRRITLDDSPQDDTPAEAAKRAFLNSNVTCGIDILFGGGSYDFIQQAAAGTLVPFASPEALATMLPKSSVPLRFAGEPFYDKQALWAGAVLSQFGIIYNLHSLQRLDIPTIPSSWEDLTDPRYLGELAISDPIQSGSSTKAFEMIVQEQMLRRVQQAGAELSEQETLREVKAGWDQSMQVIQRICANARYFTDSSKKPSIDVSAGECAAGMSIDFYGRFQAETLQNRTGSDRFSYITPVGGSTVSVDPIALLRGAPHAEMATLFIQFVLSEQGQKLWNWKPGTPDGPETYALRRSPMLRQLYDAKYADVRSDPHINPYSEAGSFVYHPEWTGRLFSPLRFIIKTAFIDPHQELSEAWAAIQSARQQGRLDDANRALAVFSELDKIHYEQAATHIGSILNKRTKIEEVQLARTLTLHFRDQYQRATQIANGQ from the coding sequence ATGAAAAACCTTCCCATTCTGCTTGCCATCACCATCGTGATCGCTCTGCCCTTTCTGTTGCGTAAGCAAAACCAGACGGTCGTTCGCTCAGATGACACGCTCATCGTGATCACACCTCACGACGAGGGCATTCGCCACGAATTTGAGGTCGCCTTTGCCGCGCATTACCTCGAAACAACCGGGCGAACAATCGACATCGACTGGCGGGTGATCGGGGGCACGAGCGAAATCATTCGCTACATCCAGTCCACCTACACCAACAATTTCCGAAACTACTGGGAAAACGAACTTGGAAAACCATGGAATGCCGAGGTTCAGAACAGCTTCATGAACCGCCGGATCACGCTGGATGACAGCCCTCAGGATGACACTCCTGCAGAAGCTGCCAAGCGGGCGTTTCTGAATTCCAATGTGACCTGTGGCATCGACATCCTCTTCGGAGGAGGAAGTTATGATTTCATTCAGCAAGCCGCTGCGGGAACCCTGGTTCCATTTGCATCTCCCGAAGCACTGGCAACCATGCTGCCTAAATCCTCCGTTCCTCTCCGCTTTGCAGGAGAACCGTTCTACGACAAACAGGCACTCTGGGCAGGCGCCGTGCTCTCCCAGTTTGGCATTATCTACAATCTGCATTCGTTGCAGCGCCTGGATATCCCAACCATTCCTTCAAGCTGGGAAGATCTTACGGACCCACGATACCTCGGCGAACTCGCCATCTCCGATCCCATTCAAAGCGGTTCCTCAACCAAGGCGTTCGAGATGATCGTGCAGGAACAAATGCTCCGTCGCGTGCAACAGGCTGGCGCGGAACTGAGCGAGCAGGAAACACTGCGGGAGGTGAAGGCAGGCTGGGATCAGTCCATGCAGGTGATTCAGCGCATCTGTGCCAATGCACGCTACTTCACCGACTCATCCAAAAAACCTTCGATCGACGTCTCAGCTGGTGAGTGTGCAGCTGGCATGAGCATTGATTTCTATGGGCGATTTCAGGCAGAGACCCTTCAAAACCGAACCGGCTCGGACCGCTTCTCCTACATCACTCCCGTGGGCGGCTCCACGGTTTCGGTCGATCCCATCGCCTTGCTGAGGGGCGCCCCTCATGCTGAAATGGCAACTCTGTTCATTCAGTTCGTTCTGTCCGAACAGGGTCAGAAGCTATGGAACTGGAAACCGGGAACTCCTGATGGACCTGAAACCTATGCGCTTCGACGCAGTCCCATGCTGCGACAGCTCTACGATGCGAAGTATGCAGACGTGCGATCCGATCCCCATATCAACCCCTACTCCGAAGCAGGTTCCTTTGTGTATCACCCGGAGTGGACAGGTCGCCTCTTCAGCCCCTTGCGCTTCATCATCAAGACCGCCTTCATCGATCCTCATCAGGAACTATCCGAGGCATGGGCCGCCATCCAAAGCGCGCGCCAACAGGGCCGTCTAGATGATGCCAACCGCGCACTCGCCGTGTTTTCCGAGTTGGACAAGATTCACTACGAGCAGGCAGCCACACACATTGGATCTATTTTGAACAAGCGAACCAAAATTGAAGAGGTGCAACTCGCGCGCACATTAACCCTGCATTTCCGGGACCAGTATCAGCGCGCCACTCAAATCGCCAATGGTCAGTAA
- the rplS gene encoding 50S ribosomal protein L19, with protein sequence MNQIINEITQDQLVEGRETFKVGDGVRVHTRVREGDKERIQVFHGIVINRKGSGIHESFTVRRIASGVGVEKVFPVHSPNIEKVEVDRESVVMKARMFYLRDRVGKRANKVKEKRLVENH encoded by the coding sequence ATGAACCAAATCATCAACGAGATTACCCAAGACCAGTTGGTCGAGGGCAGAGAGACCTTCAAAGTAGGCGACGGTGTTCGCGTACACACCCGCGTTCGTGAAGGGGACAAGGAGCGCATTCAGGTATTTCATGGCATCGTCATCAACCGCAAGGGTTCGGGGATTCACGAATCCTTCACCGTTCGTCGCATTGCATCCGGCGTGGGTGTTGAAAAAGTTTTTCCCGTGCACTCCCCGAACATCGAAAAAGTCGAAGTCGACCGTGAGAGCGTGGTGATGAAGGCTCGCATGTTCTACCTGCGTGATCGTGTCGGTAAGCGTGCCAACAAGGTGAAGGAAAAGCGTTTGGTGGAGAACCATTGA
- the trmD gene encoding tRNA (guanosine(37)-N1)-methyltransferase TrmD: MGAPLVIDLLTLFPEMVEGYFSCSMLGRARQNGLLDIRVHNIRDWATDKHKVTDDRPFGGGAGMVMKPEPIVAAIETLRTETSQVIYLAPDGQTLTRELAETLATGYTHLILLSGHYEGIDQRIRDHWIDQEISIGDYVLTNGTLPAAVLIDCMARFIPGVLGEPTSVQDSFTDQQLSYPQYTRPAEFRGLKVPEVLMNGHHAEIEKWRQQQQQNKTRERRPDLFAPKP; the protein is encoded by the coding sequence ATGGGCGCCCCGCTGGTGATCGATTTGTTGACCTTGTTCCCCGAAATGGTGGAAGGTTACTTTTCGTGCAGCATGCTGGGACGCGCACGCCAAAACGGCTTGCTCGATATTCGGGTGCACAACATTCGCGACTGGGCCACCGACAAGCACAAGGTGACCGATGATCGTCCGTTTGGAGGAGGTGCCGGCATGGTGATGAAGCCTGAACCCATCGTCGCTGCGATCGAAACGCTTCGCACAGAAACCTCGCAAGTCATATACCTTGCACCGGATGGGCAGACCCTTACCCGTGAGCTTGCGGAAACGCTCGCAACCGGATACACGCATCTCATTCTGCTCAGTGGTCACTATGAAGGAATTGACCAACGCATCCGCGACCATTGGATCGACCAGGAAATCAGTATCGGTGACTATGTGCTGACCAATGGCACCCTTCCAGCTGCAGTGCTGATCGATTGCATGGCCCGCTTTATTCCGGGGGTGTTGGGTGAGCCGACATCCGTTCAGGATTCGTTCACAGACCAGCAGCTGAGCTATCCACAATACACCCGCCCCGCCGAATTTCGTGGATTGAAGGTCCCGGAAGTGCTGATGAACGGACACCACGCGGAAATTGAGAAATGGCGGCAGCAGCAACAGCAGAACAAAACCCGGGAGCGCAGACCCGATCTTTTCGCCCCCAAGCCTTAA
- a CDS encoding methyl-accepting chemotaxis protein encodes MNYERTFQIFNHIQIETAKRVSRVMGYLLLFQWVVLILVALAYTPLTWVGSASKPHMHVYLSILLGGLVTLFPTYLAFFHAERYATRLVVAAGQLLVSSLLIHLVGGRIEGHFHIFASLAILSMYLDWRVILVATLVTGADHLLRGFFYPMSMYGVMDASILRTLEHVAYVVFEDAVLIIMIAMNRKQALHNAAFQSNVELEKQRLSDSMQEVGEKTRFLATAINDLRVFSKDTADNASHMELASSDVSKNAETLSGEMLNATSGLHAINDNTAMIASSVEEISASIREVARSCSDASEVASNANQHSQESLTIIREQNQNIKGISAMADLITQISTQTNLLALNATIEAASAGEAGKGFAVVAGEVKELALKSSQAAQKINEQIERIVADADRSFASMESIGSSLEQVNQYTHNIAAAIEEQSSTIDEVSSQITRLAQESDSVSQLVKQSVDEFTEMKNAVIELQERVSITSERNKDASANVDLLSGVSTELDGIVGRFKI; translated from the coding sequence ATGAACTACGAACGCACTTTCCAGATTTTCAACCACATCCAGATCGAAACTGCCAAGCGAGTCAGTCGCGTTATGGGCTACCTCTTGCTGTTCCAATGGGTTGTTCTTATTCTGGTGGCACTGGCATACACGCCACTGACCTGGGTAGGCAGTGCATCCAAACCCCACATGCACGTATATCTGTCCATTCTGCTCGGTGGACTGGTCACACTTTTTCCGACCTATCTGGCATTCTTTCATGCCGAGCGATATGCGACCCGACTTGTAGTTGCCGCTGGTCAGTTGCTGGTCTCGTCGCTACTCATTCATTTGGTAGGAGGTCGTATCGAGGGTCACTTTCACATCTTTGCATCGCTGGCGATTCTTTCGATGTACTTGGACTGGCGGGTAATCCTCGTCGCAACACTCGTCACAGGAGCCGATCACCTCTTACGCGGATTCTTTTATCCCATGTCAATGTATGGAGTCATGGATGCCAGCATACTGCGCACCCTGGAACACGTTGCTTACGTGGTCTTTGAAGATGCAGTGCTGATCATCATGATTGCCATGAATCGCAAACAGGCACTGCACAATGCTGCATTTCAGTCCAACGTGGAACTCGAAAAACAACGCCTGAGTGACAGCATGCAGGAGGTTGGTGAAAAGACACGCTTCCTCGCCACTGCCATTAACGATCTTCGTGTCTTCTCAAAAGACACCGCAGATAACGCATCTCATATGGAACTCGCGAGTTCGGATGTTTCGAAAAATGCAGAGACGCTTTCCGGAGAAATGCTCAACGCAACGAGCGGACTCCATGCTATCAATGACAACACTGCAATGATCGCCTCATCCGTTGAAGAAATCAGTGCGTCCATACGCGAAGTTGCACGCAGCTGTTCAGATGCGTCCGAAGTGGCATCCAACGCCAACCAACACAGTCAGGAGAGTCTGACCATCATTCGAGAGCAGAATCAGAACATCAAGGGCATTTCCGCAATGGCCGATCTCATCACCCAGATCTCGACTCAAACCAATCTGCTCGCCCTCAATGCCACCATTGAAGCCGCAAGTGCAGGTGAAGCCGGCAAGGGATTTGCCGTGGTCGCAGGTGAAGTTAAGGAACTCGCTCTCAAAAGTTCGCAGGCAGCCCAGAAGATCAATGAACAAATCGAGCGCATCGTCGCCGACGCAGATCGATCCTTTGCAAGCATGGAATCCATCGGCAGTTCACTCGAGCAGGTGAATCAGTATACGCATAATATCGCAGCAGCCATCGAAGAACAGTCCAGCACGATTGATGAAGTGAGCAGTCAGATCACCCGGCTTGCACAAGAGTCAGACTCGGTCTCCCAGCTGGTCAAGCAGTCCGTAGATGAATTCACGGAGATGAAGAATGCGGTCATTGAACTCCAAGAGCGCGTGAGCATCACCTCCGAACGAAACAAGGATGCCAGTGCCAATGTGGATTTGCTCTCAGGAGTATCGACCGAACTGGACGGTATCGTCGGACGATTCAAGATCTGA
- a CDS encoding D-2-hydroxyacid dehydrogenase produces the protein MTQRIDTDVPSIVVLDGHTLNPGDLSWHPLEQLGSCVVHARTAPGEVVGRLGQSAIALTNKVVIDSNVMDACPTLRYIGVMATGTNVVDVAAAQERGIVVTNVPGYSTASVAQMVFAHILHFTHSVALHSESVHRGEWSDQPDFCYWLNPLRELDGQTMGLVGFGKIAQAVATLAQAFGMRVLMHKPSRADGLPEGVSQVDMRTLFEQSDFLSLHCPLTPDTHCLVNRERLAWMKAGSVLINTGRGDLVDEAALAEALRTGHLAGAGIDVSQSEPISPDSPLLGLTQCSITPHIAWATCASRQRLLQRVAENLRNFLQGNPVHVVRA, from the coding sequence ATGACTCAACGCATCGATACAGACGTTCCCTCCATTGTGGTGCTTGATGGACACACGCTCAATCCCGGGGATTTGAGCTGGCATCCGCTCGAGCAGCTGGGTTCATGTGTGGTACATGCTCGAACTGCACCCGGTGAAGTGGTGGGCCGGTTGGGGCAGAGTGCGATTGCATTGACGAACAAAGTAGTCATCGATTCCAATGTCATGGATGCCTGCCCGACACTTCGTTATATTGGTGTGATGGCTACCGGCACCAATGTTGTGGATGTGGCAGCGGCTCAGGAACGCGGCATTGTTGTGACGAATGTTCCGGGCTACAGCACAGCTTCGGTTGCTCAGATGGTGTTCGCTCACATTCTGCATTTTACGCATTCGGTTGCCCTGCACAGCGAATCTGTGCACCGGGGGGAGTGGTCGGATCAGCCTGATTTCTGTTATTGGCTCAACCCGCTTCGGGAACTCGACGGGCAGACGATGGGACTGGTTGGATTTGGAAAGATTGCGCAGGCGGTTGCAACCCTTGCGCAGGCCTTTGGCATGCGAGTGTTGATGCACAAGCCCTCCCGTGCAGACGGGCTTCCGGAAGGCGTGTCGCAAGTCGATATGAGAACCCTGTTTGAGCAAAGTGATTTCCTTTCCCTGCACTGCCCACTGACGCCGGATACGCATTGTCTGGTGAACCGGGAGCGCCTTGCGTGGATGAAGGCGGGAAGTGTTCTGATCAATACCGGACGCGGTGATCTGGTGGATGAAGCGGCGCTCGCTGAAGCACTGCGCACCGGGCATCTTGCGGGGGCGGGGATCGATGTTTCCCAAAGCGAACCCATTTCGCCGGATTCACCTCTGCTTGGACTCACCCAATGTTCGATTACACCTCACATTGCATGGGCGACCTGCGCCAGTCGCCAGCGGCTGCTGCAGAGGGTTGCGGAGAATCTGAGGAACTTTTTGCAGGGAAATCCCGTCCATGTCGTGCGTGCTTAG